In Accipiter gentilis chromosome 17, bAccGen1.1, whole genome shotgun sequence, one DNA window encodes the following:
- the CALCB gene encoding calcitonin gene-related peptide 2 isoform X2, with protein MVMLKISSFLAVYALVVCQMDSFQAAPVRPGLESITDRVTLSDYEARRLLNALVKEFIQMTAEELEQASEGNSSVTAQKRACNTATCVTHRLADFLSRSGAVGKNNFVPTNVGSKAFGRRRRSIQI; from the exons ATGGTTATGCTGAAGATTTCATCTTTCCTTGCTGTTTATGCCTTGGTTGTGTGCCAGATGGATAGCTTCCAGGCAGCCCCAGTCAG ACCTGGCTTGGAGTCCATAACAGATCGAGTGACGCTCAGTGATTACGAAGCTCGGAGGTTATTAAATGCGCTGGTGAAAGAGTTCATACAGATGACAGCAGAAGAGCTGGAGCAAGCTTCTGAGGGGAACAG CAGCGTAACAGCACAGAAGAGGGCATGCAACACAGCGACCTGTGTGACCCATCGTCTGGCAGACTTTCTGAGCAGGTCAGGAGCAGTGGGCAAGAACAACTTCGTACCAACCAACGTGGGATCCAAGGCCTTCGGCAGGCGAAGAAGAAGCATTCAAATATAA
- the CALCB gene encoding calcitonin gene-related peptide 2 isoform X3, giving the protein MVMLKISSFLAVYALVVCQMDSFQAAPVRPGLESITDRVTLSDYEARRLLNALVKEFIQMTAEELEQASEGNSVTAQKRACNTATCVTHRLADFLSRSGAVGKNNFVPTNVGSKAFGRRRRSIQI; this is encoded by the exons ATGGTTATGCTGAAGATTTCATCTTTCCTTGCTGTTTATGCCTTGGTTGTGTGCCAGATGGATAGCTTCCAGGCAGCCCCAGTCAG ACCTGGCTTGGAGTCCATAACAGATCGAGTGACGCTCAGTGATTACGAAGCTCGGAGGTTATTAAATGCGCTGGTGAAAGAGTTCATACAGATGACAGCAGAAGAGCTGGAGCAAGCTTCTGAGGGGAACAG CGTAACAGCACAGAAGAGGGCATGCAACACAGCGACCTGTGTGACCCATCGTCTGGCAGACTTTCTGAGCAGGTCAGGAGCAGTGGGCAAGAACAACTTCGTACCAACCAACGTGGGATCCAAGGCCTTCGGCAGGCGAAGAAGAAGCATTCAAATATAA
- the CALCB gene encoding calcitonin gene-related peptide 2 isoform X1: protein MVMLKISSFLAVYALVVCQMDSFQAAPVRPGLESITDRVTLSDYEARRLLNALVKEFIQMTAEELEQASEGNSLDRPISKRCASLSTCVLGKLSQELHKLQTYPRTDVGAGTPGKKRNVLSDLEHERYANYGEPLGNN from the exons ATGGTTATGCTGAAGATTTCATCTTTCCTTGCTGTTTATGCCTTGGTTGTGTGCCAGATGGATAGCTTCCAGGCAGCCCCAGTCAG ACCTGGCTTGGAGTCCATAACAGATCGAGTGACGCTCAGTGATTACGAAGCTCGGAGGTTATTAAATGCGCTGGTGAAAGAGTTCATACAGATGACAGCAGAAGAGCTGGAGCAAGCTTCTGAGGGGAACAG cctGGATAGACCTATTTCCAAACGCTGTGCCAGTCTGAGTACTTGTGTGCTGGGCAAACTGTCTCAAGAATTGCACAAATTGCAAACTTACCCTCGCACTGACGTCGGGGCTGGAACTCCTGGCAAGAAACGAAATGTGCTGAGTGACCTGGAACACGAACGCTATGCAAACTATGGGGAACCCCTAGGAAACAACTAG